The Paenibacillus sp. FSL H7-0357 nucleotide sequence GAAAGCAAAGAAGGCGTGCTTTATGTAAAGCTCTCCATCTCATTTTGAGGGTGCTGCCAGCGCTTCCCGGTATCCTGCGGCATCCAGCTTACCGGTAAGCAGCATTGCCACCGCCGTGGAGAGCTCACTCCAGCCGCCAACCGGTCTTTCCCCGGTGATGGCTTCGTCTGTCAGCAGCACCCCGGAGTCAAAAGGAAGCCTGTCCATCTCTGGAAGTCCCGAACGGTAAAGCTCATCCAGCGCAGGCAGACGCCCCGTGTTCACCAGCCATTCGAGCTGCGCGGAGCTGGAGGTAATATAGGCGAGCCATTTCACCGCTGCCTCCGGGTTGCTCGACTCTGCGGGAAGAGCGAAGAAACGGCTGTACATTGCCTCATAGCCTTTACTGCTCCCGCCAGGCAGCGGCACTTCCACAGCCAGCGATGAATTCCCGTGCTTCTGGAATTCAGAGAGCGGAAGCGCAGCTACGGCGACCTTTCCCTCCTGTAGCATATTCCAGATTTCTTTATCGTACCGGCTGGTCAGATAGAAGGAGCTACGGGCGTTCTGGGTCCACTCCAGCATTGCCGCATTCTCTGAAGTCAGGCTGGCCCCCATACTTTCCAGGACCGCAGAGTAACCATAGGGATTGCGGGTATCCATAGCCAGGATATATTGTTCCTGATCCTGTTTTTCTTGAAGATGCTTCAGCAGACCGCTCCACTGCTCCAGACTTTTCGGCGCTTCCGAAAGGCCCAATTCGGCGAGGCGCGCCGGAGAATACACCAGTACGTAAGGATCAATATCGAGCGGAACTCCCCAATCATAACCATTCCACTGCATTTGCGGAATGAGCAGGGTCAGCGGGGCACTGCCGGGAACGCTCTGATAGACATCCACCGGAAGCAAATATCCCCGGGTGGCCAGATCGGAAATATTACGGCCATCGGTCATCACAATATCCGGACTGTCGCCTGTAGTCAGGTCCTGCTTCAGCGCTTCAGCCGATTCCTCGCTGTCCACATTGCTCAGCACAACTTCAATCCCGCTCGATAACGTATAGTTCCTGCTGATCCGTTCCAGCTCACGCAGCTCTTCGCTGCTCAGCGAAACGCGAATCCGCAGGCTTTGCACATTTCCCGTCTCTCCCGAATCCGGGCGCTCTGATTGATCGAGCGGCAACTTCTGCGGACGGGTGCGTTCGCTGGTGTCCAGCTCCATGCTGGGTGACAAGCTTGTCAGCGCAAGCAGCAGTATTGCAAACAGCAGCCAATAGTTTTTGCGTCTCAGCATTTCTTTTTCCCCTCCGGCCTAAACACTTGTCCCCCTATTTTACCAGATGATTCTTTGATTGTCTGTGTTAGCTGAAAACGTTCTCTTTCTATTATATAGGTGTGAACCGCGGAGGCCTCGAGACATTTGCGATATAATGTTGCATTACAAGAAAGATTTAGACTTCCGATCGCTGTTATCCTCAGATTTCCTGATTCTATATAAGTTGAACTTAAGATTTACCAATCCGGCATCGAACACAACTGCGGTGAATGTTTGGACTTCCGGCCGCTGTTGTCTACAGATTTCTTGATTTAACCCGCTATTTGCGGTTGAAATCCGTAGACAAAGGCGGTCGCTATCGCTCCTACAGTTCCAAACTTCCCCTCCGCTGCTTTTGCCTCTAGGTAGTTCTTTTGTTCAACTTATATAATTCCGCCTGCAGCGGAAGAAATCCGGGGATAAAGGCGAACGCTAGCGCTTCTCCAGTTCCAAAATTTCTCTCCATTCCATTATCGCGTGCGTATAAGCTCTGAAACCTCCGCCGTTCCGGGGAGGGGCAGACAAAAAGCCGGGAGACATTGATCTCCCGGCTTTTGCTGTGGTACTGATAATGAATCACTTCGCTGTGATTAGGTATGTTACGAACCCACTATATTGTGTGCAATACAACGAATCAAAGACCTCTGGCGATTACAGTAAATCGGCGGCCAGCTGGGCCAGGCGGGAACGCTCACCTTTTTCCAGTGTGATATGACCGCTGATCCCTTCCTGCTTAAACTTCTCGACAATATAACTGAGCCCGTTGCTCGCTGCGTCGAGATACGGATGGTCGATCTGCTCCGGGTCGCCCATAAGAATAACTTTGCTGCCTTCCCCGGCTCTGGAGACGATGGTCTTCACCTCGTGGCGGGAAAGGTTCTGGGCTTCATCAATAATGATGAACTGTGAAGGAATAGAACGTCCGCGGATGTAGGTTAGTGCCTCCACCTGGATGCTGCCGAGGCCCATGAGTATTTTATCAATATCCCCGGACTTCTTCGTATCAAACAGAAATTCCAAATTATCATAAATCGGCTGCATCCACGGACGCAGCTTCTCATCCTTCTCCCCGGGCAAATATCCGATATCTTTACCCATCGGCACAACCGGCCGGGCGATGAGCAGCTTCTTGTAGCGGTGCTCATCCTCCACCTTGAACAATCCGGCAGCAAGCGCCAGCAGCGTTTTGCCCGTTCCTGCCTTGCCGGTAATAGTTACCAGCGGGACGTCATCGTTCAACAGAAGCTCCAGCGCCATCCGCTGCTGGGCATTGCGGGCACTGATACCCCACACCGCATCATTGCCCAAATAGAGCGGTTCAAGGCGTGTGGCGTCGCTGTTCACTTTGAGCAGAGCAGATTTGCCGCTGCCGATCTCATCCTTCAGAATTACAAATTCATGCGGGTAGAGCGCATAGGACAGGGGCAGTTGTTTGACGGACAGGAAACGGTGGCTGTAATATTCATCAATCAGCGAAGGATGGACCATCAGTGACTGGTAGCCGGTATACAGCTCGTTCAGATCACCTGTACGGTCAGATAAATAATCCTCCGGTGTAATGCCAAGCACATCCGCTTTGATGCGGACAAGTACATCTTTACTTACGAGTACCACAGGACGTGGTTCAGCTTTCTCGTTCTCCTCATGAAGATAATTGAGCGCTACAGCCAATATCCGGTTGTCGTTGGATACCTCACCGAACATTTCCTGTACCTTTACGAAGCTGCGGTGGTTAAGCTCCACCTTCAGCATGCCTCCATGTTCCAGAACCACACCGCTATGCAGGTGGCCCAGTTCCCGGAGTCCGTCTAACAATCGTGACACGGTGCGGGCGTTGCGGCCGATTTCATCGGCATTACGCTTCTTGGAGTCGATCTCTTCCAGAACCACGGCCGGAATGACTACTTCATGCTCCTTGAAAGCAAAGATC carries:
- a CDS encoding sugar ABC transporter substrate-binding protein, with product MLRRKNYWLLFAILLLALTSLSPSMELDTSERTRPQKLPLDQSERPDSGETGNVQSLRIRVSLSSEELRELERISRNYTLSSGIEVVLSNVDSEESAEALKQDLTTGDSPDIVMTDGRNISDLATRGYLLPVDVYQSVPGSAPLTLLIPQMQWNGYDWGVPLDIDPYVLVYSPARLAELGLSEAPKSLEQWSGLLKHLQEKQDQEQYILAMDTRNPYGYSAVLESMGASLTSENAAMLEWTQNARSSFYLTSRYDKEIWNMLQEGKVAVAALPLSEFQKHGNSSLAVEVPLPGGSSKGYEAMYSRFFALPAESSNPEAAVKWLAYITSSSAQLEWLVNTGRLPALDELYRSGLPEMDRLPFDSGVLLTDEAITGERPVGGWSELSTAVAMLLTGKLDAAGYREALAAPSK
- a CDS encoding PhoH family protein; protein product: MKKIFVLDTNVLLHDPNSIFAFKEHEVVIPAVVLEEIDSKKRNADEIGRNARTVSRLLDGLRELGHLHSGVVLEHGGMLKVELNHRSFVKVQEMFGEVSNDNRILAVALNYLHEENEKAEPRPVVLVSKDVLVRIKADVLGITPEDYLSDRTGDLNELYTGYQSLMVHPSLIDEYYSHRFLSVKQLPLSYALYPHEFVILKDEIGSGKSALLKVNSDATRLEPLYLGNDAVWGISARNAQQRMALELLLNDDVPLVTITGKAGTGKTLLALAAGLFKVEDEHRYKKLLIARPVVPMGKDIGYLPGEKDEKLRPWMQPIYDNLEFLFDTKKSGDIDKILMGLGSIQVEALTYIRGRSIPSQFIIIDEAQNLSRHEVKTIVSRAGEGSKVILMGDPEQIDHPYLDAASNGLSYIVEKFKQEGISGHITLEKGERSRLAQLAADLL